CGACCTGGCGGAGGCGGTGCCCGTCCGGGAGACCGCCGGCGTCTGAGAGGGTGTTCGATACCGATTTAGGCTGCCGCAGGCGGTTTCGGGCGGAGGTATTGCCCGGTTCTGTCCGGGCTGGCGGTCAGCCGGGTGGTCATCGAATTGACCATGGCCCACTGGATCATCGAGCGTGACCGGTCCGGCAGCTCCTCGTAGTCACGGTGGAGCCGCCGGTACCGGGCCATAATCCCGAACGTCTGCTCCACCCGCCAGCGGATCGGCTGGACGACGAAGCCCTTCTGCTCCTTGTCCCGGGCGACGACCTCGACATCGATGCCCATTGCGGCGCCGTGCCTGACGACGGCGTGGTTGTAGCCGGCATCGACCCAGGCCTTGGTCACGCTCGGCCACCGGTCCGCGAGGACGTCGAGGACTTGCTTCCCGCCGGCAGAGTCCTGGACGCCAGCGGCGGTGACGATCAGCACCAGGAGCAGGCCAAGGGTGTCGGTGGCGATGTGCCGCTTACGACCCTTGACCTTCTTGCCACCGTCGAAACCCTGGGAGTCGGCGGGAGCGTTGGGCGAGGCCTTCACCGACTGGGCGTCGATGATCGCCGCGGTCGGCAGGATCCGGCGACTCTTCTTCGCCCGGAGTTGGTCACGGAGCGTGTCGTGG
The window above is part of the Kitasatospora sp. HUAS MG31 genome. Proteins encoded here:
- a CDS encoding IS5 family transposase, which produces MTERRRYPSDLKDDQWQLIEPMLLRWRAARAEGREPITELREVVNAILYVARTGIAWRYLPHDFPPHTTVYGYFKEWERDGTTEQIHDTLRDQLRAKKSRRILPTAAIIDAQSVKASPNAPADSQGFDGGKKVKGRKRHIATDTLGLLLVLIVTAAGVQDSAGGKQVLDVLADRWPSVTKAWVDAGYNHAVVRHGAAMGIDVEVVARDKEQKGFVVQPIRWRVEQTFGIMARYRRLHRDYEELPDRSRSMIQWAMVNSMTTRLTASPDRTGQYLRPKPPAAA